Proteins encoded together in one Rhipicephalus sanguineus isolate Rsan-2018 chromosome 9, BIME_Rsan_1.4, whole genome shotgun sequence window:
- the LOC119405271 gene encoding prohibitin-2 has protein sequence MAQQFKDMASKLGKGGGGAPKGLGLGIKLIAATAGLGYAATQSVFTVDGGHRAIIFSRIGGIQKDVYSEGLHFRIPWIQYPIIYDIRSRPRKISSPTGSKDLQMVNISLRVLARPDAAQLPFVYRMLGTDYDERVLPSICNEVLKSVVAKFNASQLITQRQQVSLMVRKELTERARDFNIIMDDVSITELSFGKEYAAAVEAKQVAQQEAQRAFFTVEQAKQERQQKIVHSEGEAEAAKMLGDAIAKNPGYLKLRKIRAAQNIARTIAASQNRVYLNASSLMLNIADKEFDITHIKQGSK, from the coding sequence ATGGCTCAGCAGTTCAAAGACATGGCCAGCAAGCTTGGCAAGGGCGGCGGGGGCGCGCCCAAGGGGCTAGGCCTAGGCATCAAGCTCATAGCGGCCACGGCCGGACTCGGATACGCGGCTACACAGTCTGTGTTCACCGTGGACGGCGGTCACCGGGCCATCATCTTCAGCCGCATCGGCGGCATACAAAAGGACGTGTACTCCGAGGGCCTGCACTTCCGCATACCGTGGATACAGTACCCGATCATCTACGACATTCGCTCGAGACCTCGCAAGATTTCGTCCCCCACTGGCAGCAAGGACCTGCAGATGGTCAACATATCGCTGCGAGTGCTTGCCCGCCCGGACGCCGCACAGCTGCCATTCGTGTACCGCATGCTGGGAACCGACTACGACGAGCGAGTGCTGCCCTCCATCTGCAACGAGGTCCTCAAGAGCGTCGTAGCCAAGTTTAACGCGTCGCAGCTCATCACCCAGCGGCAGCAGGTCTCGCTCATGGTCCGCAAGGAGCTCACGGAGCGCGCCCGAGACTTCAACATCATCATGGACGACGTCTCCATCACGGAGCTCAGCTTCGGGAAGGAGTACGCCGCTGCGGTCGAAGCCAAGCAGGTAGCGCAGCAAGAAGCTCAGCGCGCCTTTTTTACGGTCGAGCAGGCCAAGCAGGAGAGGCAGCAGAAGATCGTCCACTCCGAAGGTGAAGCCGAGGCCGCCAAAATGCTGGGCGACGCCATTGCAAAGAACCCGGGTTACCTTAAGCTGCGCAAGATACGAGCGGCGCAGAACATAGCGCGCACCATAGCGGCTTCTCAGAACAGGGTCTACCTGAACGCCAGCTCGCTCATGCTGAACATCGCCGACAAGGAATTCGATATCACCCACATCAAACAGGGTTCCAAGTAG
- the LOC119405272 gene encoding calcyphosin-like protein, producing MSMTPIEKLRHQCLQRGAHGIKGFARQFRIMDDSGDKKLDMEEFKKGLQDFKVFLSPSEVDALFKELDKDGNGTISFNEFLVALRPPMSAARLERITQAFHKMDKTGDGVITIQDLKGVYNARQHPKYQNGELTEDQVFLLFLKNFDSPNDPDGKVTIEEFVNYYAGVSASIDTDTYFDLMMRNAWKI from the exons ATGTCCATGACTCCCATTGAGAAGCTTCGCCACCAGTGCCTCCAGCGGGGCGCGCATGGCATCAAGGGATTTGCACG GCAATTCCGCATCATGGATGACTCCGGAGACAAGAAGCTCGACATGGAGGAGTTCAAGAAGGGCCTGCAAGACTTCAAGGTGTTCCTGAGCCCCAGTGAGGTGGACGCCCTCTTCAAGGAGCTCGACAAGGACGGCAACGGCACCATCTCCTTCAACGAGTTCCTCGTCGCACTCAGG CCTCCAATGTCGGCAGCCCGTCTGGAGCGCATCACCCAAGCGTTCCACAAAATGGACAAGACCGGCGACGGCGTCATCACCATCCAGGACCTCAAGGGCGTGTACAACGCTCGGCAGCACCCCAAGTACCAGAACGGGGAACTCACCGAGGACCAGGTGTTCCTGCTTTTCCTCAAGAACTTCGACAGCCCCAACGACCCCGACGGCAAG GTGACAATCGAAGAATTCGTCAACTACTACGCGGGCGTGAGTGCCTCCATCGACACGGACACCTATTTCGACCTCATGATGAGGAACGCCTGGAAGATTTGA